The Bernardetia sp. ABR2-2B DNA window AAAAATCATTTCAAAGATGGTATCAGAAATACAAAAAATATCTTTACGTAGAACCACTTATGTACGGAACAATGATTTTAATAATCATTATTAGCATAATTCTAGTAAAGATATTTAAAGACTAAATGCAATTGTTATTAATTATCATTTTTCATCCAAACTGTACGTTGAGGAAAAGGAATTTCGATACCTGCTTCGTCCATTTTGTATTTTAATTCTTCAATCAAATCATTATGAACAGCCCAATAATCAGGTGTTTTTGCCCACGAACGAACAGCAATATTGACCGAACTATCTCCCAAACTAGTTACTACAATAATAGGATTTGAAGGTGCTTTTTGCTCTCCTTCTTTCAAAACAAGAGGGTGAGCATTGGCAGATTTAGACATAATTTCTTTTGCCTTTTTTATATCATCTCCATAACCAATTCCGATAGTAATATCTACTCTTCTGATTGGTTCTCTTGAATAGTTAGTAATTGGACTGTTTGAAAGTTCTCCATTTGGAATAATAATGAGTTTGTTGTCTGTTGTGTTTAGAAGCGTATAAAAAATTTGGATTTCTTTTACCGTTCCGAGCATTCCTTTAGCCTCAATAAACTCTCCTATACGGTAAGGTTTTAGAAGAATAATCAAAACCCCTCCAGCAAAATTAGACAAACTCCCCTGCAAGGCAAGACCTATCGCCAAA harbors:
- a CDS encoding mechanosensitive ion channel domain-containing protein; the protein is MEFDLSKIKIEELVVTYGLQVVYALVALIIGWIIVGFISSLIKKALKKGVPDPALSNFLSSIIGVLLKVLLFIVVASIVGIDTTSFAAIIGAAGLAIGLALQGSLSNFAGGVLIILLKPYRIGEFIEAKGMLGTVKEIQIFYTLLNTTDNKLIIIPNGELSNSPITNYSREPIRRVDITIGIGYGDDIKKAKEIMSKSANAHPLVLKEGEQKAPSNPIIVVTSLGDSSVNIAVRSWAKTPDYWAVHNDLIEELKYKMDEAGIEIPFPQRTVWMKNDN